In Corynebacterium guangdongense, one DNA window encodes the following:
- the rpsJ gene encoding 30S ribosomal protein S10, producing MAGQKIRIRLKAYDHEAIDASAKKIVETVTRTGARVVGPVPLPTEKNVYAVIRSPHKYKDSREHFEMRTHKRLIDILDPTPKTVDALMRIDLPASVDVNIQ from the coding sequence GTGGCGGGACAAAAGATCCGCATTCGGCTGAAGGCCTACGACCACGAGGCAATCGACGCTTCTGCAAAGAAGATCGTTGAGACTGTCACCCGCACGGGTGCTCGTGTTGTCGGCCCGGTGCCGCTGCCCACCGAGAAGAACGTGTACGCCGTTATTCGTTCTCCCCACAAGTACAAGGATTCTCGCGAGCACTTCGAGATGCGCACTCACAAGCGCCTCATCGACATTCTCGACCCGACCCCGAAGACCGTTGACGCCCTCATGCGCATCGATCTGCCGGCCAGCGTCGACGTGAACATCCAGTAA
- the rplB gene encoding 50S ribosomal protein L2 encodes MAIRKYKPTTPGRRASSVSEFSEITRSTPEKSLLRPLPKTGGRNTHGHITTRHRGGGHKRRYRVIDFRRNDKDGILAKVAHIEYDPNRTANIALLHYFDGEKRYIVAPKGLKQGQILESGAGADIKVGNNLPLRNIPTGTTIHNVELKPGAGAKLARSAGASIQLLGKEHGYAVLRMPSSEIRRVDINCRATVGEVGNADQINIRWGKAGRMRWKGWRPTVRGVVMNPVDHPHGGGEGKTSGGRHPVSPWGQKEGRTRNPNRYSNKMIVRRRRPNKKR; translated from the coding sequence ATGGCTATTCGTAAGTACAAGCCGACAACTCCGGGTCGCCGCGCCAGCTCTGTCTCCGAGTTCAGCGAGATCACTCGCTCCACTCCGGAGAAGAGCCTGCTGCGCCCGCTCCCGAAGACCGGTGGTCGCAACACCCACGGTCACATCACCACCCGTCACCGCGGTGGTGGACACAAGCGCCGTTACCGCGTCATCGACTTCCGTCGCAACGACAAGGACGGCATCCTGGCCAAGGTCGCTCACATCGAGTACGACCCGAACCGCACCGCCAACATTGCGCTGCTGCACTACTTCGACGGCGAGAAGCGCTACATCGTGGCGCCGAAGGGCCTGAAGCAGGGCCAGATCCTCGAGTCCGGCGCCGGCGCCGACATCAAGGTCGGCAACAACCTGCCGCTGCGCAACATCCCGACCGGTACCACGATTCACAACGTGGAGCTCAAGCCGGGTGCAGGCGCCAAGCTGGCTCGTTCCGCCGGCGCCTCCATCCAGCTGCTGGGCAAGGAGCACGGTTACGCTGTCCTGCGTATGCCGTCCTCCGAGATCCGTCGCGTCGACATCAACTGCCGCGCCACCGTTGGCGAGGTCGGCAACGCCGACCAGATCAACATCCGCTGGGGCAAGGCCGGCCGTATGCGCTGGAAGGGCTGGCGTCCGACCGTCCGCGGTGTCGTCATGAACCCGGTCGACCACCCGCACGGTGGTGGCGAGGGCAAGACCTCGGGTGGTCGCCACCCGGTGTCGCCGTGGGGCCAGAAGGAAGGCCGCACCCGCAACCCGAACCGCTACTCGAACAAGATGATCGTGCGACGTCGTCGCCCGAACAAGAAGCGCTAA
- the rpsL gene encoding 30S ribosomal protein S12, giving the protein MPTIQQLVRKGRHTKKATTATAALKGSPQRRGVCTRVYTTTPKKPNSALRKVARVRLTSGIEVSAYIPGEGHNLQEHSMVLVRGGRVKDLPGVRYKIVRGALDTQGVKDRKQARSRYGAKKGQ; this is encoded by the coding sequence ATGCCAACTATTCAGCAGCTGGTCCGCAAGGGCCGCCACACCAAGAAGGCTACGACTGCAACCGCAGCCCTGAAGGGCTCCCCGCAGCGTCGCGGCGTGTGCACCCGCGTGTACACCACCACCCCGAAGAAGCCGAACTCCGCTCTGCGTAAGGTCGCCCGTGTACGTCTGACCAGCGGTATCGAGGTTTCCGCCTACATCCCGGGCGAGGGCCACAACCTGCAGGAGCACTCCATGGTGCTCGTCCGCGGTGGTCGTGTGAAGGACCTCCCGGGTGTCCGCTACAAGATCGTCCGCGGCGCGCTGGATACCCAGGGCGTCAAGGATCGTAAGCAGGCCCGTTCCCGCTACGGCGCAAAGAAGGGACAGTAA
- a CDS encoding Asp23/Gls24 family envelope stress response protein, giving the protein MTGRTRFSDKALTKVVNAAASSVPGVVTVTSSWADIGTRSYPRCEVRSDQLAGVVQVSSFIAVAWPSPATDVAARVQRSISSWVTALTGLRCTQVNVTVEQAVDAGRRVHATEVARAPDSPALRPVQVRRAGPVVSPVTARPLRVRVPETRPPRPLTPVPAPRPAPLREVARPPTPRLRPVRTPLAAPLRPVQLPPVAPLRPVTIPDVPAPPIVLRRPRPLTPVYVRGVRFTPTARQGGRRVR; this is encoded by the coding sequence GTGACGGGCCGGACTCGTTTCTCGGACAAGGCCCTGACCAAGGTGGTCAACGCCGCGGCCTCCTCGGTGCCGGGAGTGGTCACGGTCACCAGCTCCTGGGCGGACATCGGCACCCGCAGCTACCCGCGCTGCGAGGTCCGCAGCGACCAGCTGGCCGGCGTCGTCCAGGTCTCCAGTTTCATCGCGGTGGCCTGGCCCTCGCCGGCCACCGACGTCGCCGCCCGGGTGCAGCGCAGCATCAGCTCGTGGGTCACCGCCCTCACCGGCCTGCGCTGTACCCAGGTCAACGTCACCGTGGAGCAGGCCGTCGACGCCGGCCGCCGCGTCCACGCCACGGAGGTGGCCCGGGCGCCCGACTCCCCCGCCCTGCGCCCCGTTCAGGTCCGGCGGGCCGGCCCGGTGGTCTCACCCGTCACGGCGCGCCCCCTCCGGGTCCGCGTCCCGGAGACCCGCCCCCCGCGCCCGCTGACGCCCGTCCCTGCGCCCCGCCCCGCCCCGCTGCGGGAGGTGGCTCGCCCGCCGACGCCCCGGCTGCGCCCGGTGCGCACGCCCCTGGCGGCGCCGCTGCGGCCTGTGCAGCTGCCGCCCGTCGCCCCGCTACGCCCGGTAACGATTCCCGACGTCCCCGCACCCCCGATCGTCCTGCGTCGGCCCCGCCCGCTGACGCCCGTCTACGTGCGCGGCGTGCGGTTCACCCCGACCGCGCGGCAGGGAGGGCGACGTGTCCGCTGA
- the rplW gene encoding 50S ribosomal protein L23, with protein sequence MAQNANPRDIILAPVVSEKSYGLMEQDVYTFLVSPDSNKTQIKIAIEEIFGVKVASVNTANRQGKRKRSRTGFGKRKDTKRAYVTLREGSDSIDIFGGSAV encoded by the coding sequence ATGGCTCAGAACGCTAACCCGCGCGACATCATCCTCGCACCGGTCGTTTCCGAGAAGTCCTACGGACTCATGGAGCAGGACGTCTACACGTTCCTGGTCTCCCCGGACTCCAACAAGACCCAGATCAAGATCGCCATCGAAGAGATCTTCGGCGTCAAGGTCGCGTCCGTCAACACTGCCAACCGCCAGGGCAAGCGCAAGCGCTCCCGCACCGGTTTCGGCAAGCGTAAGGACACCAAGCGCGCCTACGTCACTCTTCGCGAGGGCAGCGACTCCATCGACATCTTCGGCGGCTCCGCCGTCTAA
- a CDS encoding Asp23/Gls24 family envelope stress response protein produces MVENTETPVPNDTPSGTRDTGAGRTVIEDIVVGKIAGLAAREVSGVYALGGGAARVMGSLRGTFVGSENVQQGVNVEVGEKQAAVDLSIVAEYGVAIHELAEAIRANIIRSIERMTGLEVTEVNVTVTDIHLHQEQDDALARQQAPLPDDQPETPAARVQ; encoded by the coding sequence GTGGTCGAGAACACCGAGACCCCAGTCCCCAACGACACCCCCTCCGGCACCCGGGACACCGGCGCCGGCCGCACCGTCATTGAGGACATCGTCGTCGGCAAGATCGCCGGCCTGGCCGCCCGCGAAGTCTCCGGCGTCTACGCCCTCGGCGGCGGTGCGGCCCGCGTCATGGGGTCCCTGCGCGGCACCTTCGTCGGCTCCGAGAACGTGCAGCAGGGCGTCAACGTCGAGGTCGGCGAGAAGCAGGCCGCCGTCGACCTGTCCATCGTGGCGGAGTACGGCGTCGCCATCCACGAACTGGCCGAGGCCATCCGGGCCAACATCATCCGCTCCATCGAGCGGATGACGGGCCTGGAGGTCACCGAGGTCAACGTCACCGTCACCGACATCCACCTCCACCAGGAGCAGGACGACGCGCTCGCCCGCCAGCAGGCGCCGCTTCCGGACGATCAGCCGGAGACCCCGGCCGCCCGGGTCCAGTAG
- the rplV gene encoding 50S ribosomal protein L22, protein MSEAITSARATARFVRISPMKARRVIDLVRGKSVAEALAILKYAPQGASEQVAKIVASAAANAENNFGLDPRTLVISEAYANEGPTMRRFQPRAQGRAFQIRKRTSHITVVVESQQEGAK, encoded by the coding sequence ATGAGTGAAGCAATCACTTCCGCCCGCGCGACGGCCCGTTTCGTCCGCATCTCCCCGATGAAGGCCCGCCGCGTCATCGACCTCGTCCGCGGCAAGTCCGTCGCCGAGGCCCTGGCCATCCTGAAGTACGCCCCGCAGGGCGCGTCCGAGCAGGTCGCCAAGATCGTCGCGTCCGCAGCCGCCAACGCGGAGAACAACTTCGGCCTGGATCCGCGCACCCTGGTCATCTCCGAGGCTTACGCCAACGAGGGCCCGACCATGCGTCGCTTCCAGCCGCGCGCTCAGGGTCGTGCATTCCAGATCCGCAAGCGTACGAGCCACATCACCGTGGTCGTCGAGAGCCAGCAGGAAGGGGCCAAGTAA
- the rplD gene encoding 50S ribosomal protein L4, protein MSNLKLDVLTAEGKTNGSVDLPAEIFDREASVALMHQVVTAQLAGARQGTHKTKTRAEVSGGGRKPFKQKGTGRARQGSIRAPHYTGGGIVHGPQPRDYSQRTPKKMIKAALFGALTDRARNERIHVVEELVPGQNPSTKSARKFIETITDRKSVLLVVEREDLNARRSANNLPNVHILEPSQLNTYDVLNSDDVVFSVAALHTFVGRAGNAAQEKEEN, encoded by the coding sequence ATGAGCAACCTTAAGCTCGATGTCCTGACCGCCGAGGGCAAGACCAACGGTTCCGTTGATCTGCCGGCGGAAATCTTTGACCGCGAGGCATCTGTCGCACTGATGCACCAGGTTGTCACCGCACAGCTGGCCGGAGCGCGTCAGGGTACCCACAAGACCAAGACCCGTGCAGAGGTCTCCGGCGGCGGCCGCAAGCCGTTCAAGCAGAAGGGCACCGGTCGCGCCCGCCAGGGTTCGATCCGCGCGCCGCACTACACCGGCGGCGGCATCGTCCACGGTCCGCAGCCGCGTGACTACTCGCAGCGCACCCCGAAGAAGATGATCAAGGCCGCCCTGTTCGGCGCCCTGACCGATCGTGCCCGCAACGAGCGCATCCACGTCGTGGAGGAGCTCGTCCCGGGTCAGAACCCGTCCACCAAGTCGGCTCGCAAGTTCATCGAGACCATCACTGACCGCAAGTCCGTGCTGCTCGTCGTTGAGCGCGAGGACCTGAACGCACGTCGCAGCGCCAACAACCTGCCGAACGTTCACATCCTCGAGCCGTCCCAGCTGAACACTTACGACGTCCTCAACTCGGACGACGTCGTGTTCTCCGTGGCGGCCCTGCACACCTTCGTCGGCCGCGCCGGCAACGCTGCACAGGAGAAGGAGGAGAACTAA
- the tuf gene encoding elongation factor Tu, with protein MAKAKFERTKPHVNIGTIGHVDHGKTTTTAAITKVLADAYPEENKAFAFDSIDKAPEERERGITINISHVEYNTPKRHYAHVDAPGHADYIKNMITGAAQMDGAILVVAATDGPMPQTREHVLLARQVGVPYILVALNKCDMVDDEEIIELVEMEVRELLASQDYDEDAPIVHISALGALNGEQKWVDSVLELMEACDNSIPDPERETDMPFLMPVEDIFTISGRGTVVTGRVERGVLNVNDEVEIIGIKEKASKTTVTSIEMFNKFLDSAEAGDNAALLLRGTKREEVERGQVIIKPGAYTPHKKFEGSVYVLSKDEGGRHTPFFDNYRPQFYFRTTDVTGVVKLPEGTEMVMPGDNVEMSVELIQPVAMDEGLRFAIREGSRTVGAGRVTKIVE; from the coding sequence GTGGCAAAGGCGAAGTTCGAGCGTACGAAGCCGCACGTCAACATCGGCACCATTGGTCACGTCGACCACGGCAAGACCACCACCACGGCTGCCATCACCAAGGTGCTGGCTGACGCCTACCCGGAGGAGAACAAGGCCTTCGCCTTCGACTCCATCGACAAGGCTCCGGAAGAGCGCGAGCGTGGCATCACGATCAACATCTCCCACGTTGAGTACAACACCCCGAAGCGCCACTACGCACACGTTGACGCCCCGGGCCACGCCGACTACATCAAGAACATGATCACCGGCGCTGCTCAGATGGACGGCGCCATCCTGGTCGTCGCCGCTACCGATGGTCCGATGCCGCAGACCCGCGAGCACGTCCTTCTGGCTCGCCAGGTCGGCGTCCCGTACATCCTCGTTGCCCTGAACAAGTGCGACATGGTTGACGATGAGGAAATCATCGAGCTCGTCGAGATGGAGGTCCGCGAGCTGCTGGCTTCCCAGGACTACGACGAGGATGCCCCGATCGTCCACATCTCCGCCCTGGGCGCCCTCAACGGCGAGCAGAAGTGGGTTGACTCCGTTCTCGAGCTCATGGAGGCCTGCGACAACTCCATCCCGGATCCGGAGCGCGAGACCGACATGCCGTTCCTGATGCCGGTCGAGGACATCTTCACCATCTCCGGCCGTGGCACCGTCGTCACCGGTCGTGTCGAGCGTGGCGTCCTGAACGTCAACGACGAGGTCGAGATCATCGGCATCAAGGAGAAGGCGTCCAAGACGACCGTCACCTCCATCGAGATGTTCAACAAGTTCCTCGATTCCGCTGAGGCCGGCGACAACGCAGCTCTGCTGCTCCGCGGCACCAAGCGCGAAGAGGTTGAGCGCGGCCAGGTCATCATCAAGCCGGGCGCTTACACCCCGCACAAGAAGTTCGAGGGCTCCGTCTACGTCCTGTCCAAGGACGAGGGCGGCCGCCACACCCCGTTCTTCGACAACTACCGTCCGCAGTTCTACTTCCGCACCACCGACGTCACCGGCGTCGTGAAGCTGCCGGAGGGCACCGAGATGGTCATGCCGGGCGACAACGTCGAGATGTCCGTCGAGCTGATCCAGCCGGTCGCCATGGACGAGGGCCTGCGCTTCGCTATCCGCGAGGGCTCCCGCACCGTCGGCGCTGGTCGCGTCACCAAGATCGTCGAGTAA
- the rpsS gene encoding 30S ribosomal protein S19: MPRSLKKGPFVDEHLLNKVDAQNEAGTKQVIKTWSRRSTILPDFIGHTFAVHDGRKHVPVFIDESMVGHKLGEFAPTKTFKGHIKDQKGRR; the protein is encoded by the coding sequence ATGCCACGTAGCCTGAAGAAGGGCCCGTTCGTCGATGAGCACCTCCTCAACAAGGTTGATGCTCAGAACGAGGCCGGCACCAAGCAGGTAATCAAGACCTGGTCTCGCCGTTCCACCATTCTCCCCGATTTCATCGGCCACACCTTCGCCGTCCACGACGGTCGCAAGCATGTCCCGGTGTTCATCGACGAGTCCATGGTCGGCCATAAGCTCGGTGAGTTCGCACCCACCAAGACCTTCAAGGGTCACATCAAGGACCAGAAGGGACGTCGATAA
- a CDS encoding DUF6286 domain-containing protein has product MSAEQRRRGRAPAASPRARWFAVLLALALITVALIAARELTVHYLRPEGWQPWLGRAVGVFRAPDPRWVGAAGAAAVALGLAFLLAAVTPRRRAHRALAGTRSAVWVRRVDVARYTTATAKRFPGVVSASSLAKNDSVTVTAEMLNPDDAARERLRQEITDAVRPVFGEAFRVRIVLRDTVEDDAMLPPAGGAA; this is encoded by the coding sequence GTGTCCGCTGAGCAGCGGCGCCGCGGGCGCGCCCCAGCCGCCTCTCCCCGGGCCCGGTGGTTCGCGGTGCTCCTGGCGCTGGCGCTGATCACCGTGGCCCTGATCGCCGCCCGGGAGCTGACCGTCCACTATCTCCGACCCGAGGGGTGGCAGCCCTGGCTCGGGCGCGCCGTCGGCGTGTTCCGGGCGCCGGACCCCCGCTGGGTCGGGGCGGCCGGCGCGGCGGCGGTGGCCCTCGGGCTGGCCTTCCTCCTGGCGGCCGTGACGCCGCGGCGGCGCGCCCACCGGGCGCTGGCCGGCACCCGCAGCGCCGTCTGGGTCCGCCGGGTCGACGTCGCCAGGTACACGACCGCCACCGCGAAACGCTTCCCCGGCGTGGTCTCGGCCTCCTCACTGGCGAAGAACGACAGCGTCACCGTCACCGCGGAAATGCTCAACCCCGACGACGCCGCCCGCGAACGGCTCCGGCAGGAAATCACCGACGCCGTCCGCCCCGTGTTCGGCGAGGCGTTCCGCGTGCGGATCGTGCTCCGGGACACCGTCGAGGACGACGCGATGCTGCCCCCGGCGGGAGGTGCGGCGTGA
- the rpsC gene encoding 30S ribosomal protein S3: MGQKIHPHGLRLGITSDWKSHWFAEKNYAEYVAEDIKIRDFLSKGLDRAGIADVVIERTRDRVRVDIHTARPGIVIGRRGAEADRIRRELEKLTGKMVALNILEVKNIDANATLVAQSVAEQLVNRVAFRRAMRKAIQSAMRQPQVKGIKIVTSGRLGGADMGRVERYHEGRVPLHTLRAEIDYGTAEAATTFGRIGVKVWIYKGDVVGGVRESELNAPSDRRGRGDRDRRPRRGGQRRPRAEKKEG, from the coding sequence ATGGGCCAGAAGATTCATCCTCACGGCCTCCGTCTGGGCATCACTTCCGACTGGAAGTCCCACTGGTTCGCCGAGAAGAACTACGCAGAGTACGTCGCCGAGGACATCAAGATCCGCGACTTCCTCTCCAAGGGCCTCGACCGCGCCGGCATCGCCGACGTCGTCATCGAGCGCACCCGTGACCGCGTCCGCGTCGACATCCACACCGCCCGCCCGGGCATCGTGATCGGTCGTCGCGGTGCTGAGGCCGACCGCATCCGCCGCGAGCTCGAGAAGCTCACCGGCAAGATGGTCGCCCTCAACATCCTCGAGGTCAAGAACATCGACGCCAACGCGACCCTGGTCGCGCAGTCCGTCGCCGAGCAGCTGGTCAACCGTGTCGCGTTCCGTCGCGCCATGCGTAAGGCCATCCAGTCCGCCATGCGTCAGCCGCAGGTCAAGGGCATCAAGATCGTCACCTCCGGTCGTCTGGGCGGTGCCGACATGGGCCGCGTCGAGCGCTACCACGAGGGTCGCGTTCCCCTGCACACCCTGCGCGCCGAGATCGACTACGGCACCGCTGAGGCTGCCACCACCTTCGGTCGCATCGGCGTCAAGGTCTGGATCTACAAGGGCGACGTCGTCGGCGGCGTCCGCGAGTCCGAGCTGAACGCTCCGTCCGATCGTCGTGGTCGTGGTGACCGCGACCGTCGTCCGCGTCGTGGCGGCCAGCGTCGCCCGCGCGCCGAGAAGAAGGAGGGCTAA
- the rpsG gene encoding 30S ribosomal protein S7, with protein MRKNAAPKRPVVKDPVYESELVTQLVNKVLLDGKKSTAERIVYGALEKCREKTGTEPVGTLEKALGNIRPDLEVRSRRVGGATYQVPVEVKPGRSNTLALRWMVTFSRARRENTMVERLANEILDASNGLGASVKRREDMHKMAEANRAFAHYRW; from the coding sequence ATGCGTAAGAATGCTGCACCGAAGCGTCCCGTCGTCAAGGATCCGGTTTACGAGTCTGAGCTCGTGACCCAGCTGGTCAACAAGGTCCTGCTGGACGGCAAGAAGTCCACCGCCGAGCGCATCGTCTACGGTGCCCTCGAGAAGTGCCGCGAGAAGACCGGCACCGAGCCGGTCGGCACCCTCGAGAAGGCCCTGGGCAACATCCGTCCGGACCTCGAGGTCCGTTCCCGCCGTGTCGGTGGCGCCACCTACCAGGTCCCGGTTGAGGTCAAGCCGGGTCGTTCCAACACCCTCGCACTGCGCTGGATGGTCACCTTCTCCCGCGCCCGTCGCGAGAACACCATGGTTGAGCGTCTCGCCAACGAGATCCTCGACGCCTCCAATGGCCTTGGCGCATCCGTCAAGCGTCGCGAGGACATGCACAAGATGGCTGAGGCCAACCGCGCCTTCGCCCACTACCGCTGGTAG
- the rplC gene encoding 50S ribosomal protein L3 encodes MMTNEIKGILGTKLGMTQVFDEDNRVIPVTVVEAGPCVVTQIRTTETDGYNAIQIAFGEIDPRKVNKPQSGHFKKAGVTPRRHVTEIRMDDVSGYEIGQELTVDIFEGESFVDVTGTTKGHGYAGAMKRHGFAGQGAAHGNQASHRRVGSIGMSATPGRVFKGTRMAGRMGGTKVTTQNLKIQKIDADSNILLVKGAIPGAKGGVVTVKTAVKGGAHA; translated from the coding sequence ATAATGACTAACGAGATCAAGGGCATTCTGGGCACCAAGCTCGGCATGACCCAGGTCTTCGACGAGGACAACCGGGTCATCCCGGTCACCGTCGTCGAGGCTGGGCCGTGCGTGGTCACCCAGATTCGTACCACTGAGACCGATGGCTACAACGCCATCCAGATCGCATTCGGCGAGATTGACCCGCGTAAGGTCAACAAGCCGCAGTCCGGCCACTTCAAGAAGGCCGGCGTCACCCCCCGCCGTCACGTTACCGAGATTCGTATGGACGATGTCTCCGGCTACGAGATCGGCCAGGAACTGACCGTCGACATCTTCGAGGGCGAGTCCTTCGTCGACGTCACCGGCACCACCAAGGGCCACGGCTACGCCGGCGCGATGAAGCGTCACGGCTTCGCCGGCCAGGGCGCCGCCCACGGTAACCAGGCGTCCCACCGACGCGTCGGTTCCATCGGCATGTCCGCCACCCCGGGTCGCGTCTTCAAGGGCACCCGTATGGCGGGCCGCATGGGTGGCACCAAGGTGACCACCCAGAACCTGAAGATTCAGAAGATCGACGCCGACTCCAACATCCTCCTGGTCAAGGGCGCAATCCCGGGTGCCAAGGGTGGAGTCGTCACCGTCAAGACCGCAGTGAAGGGCGGTGCACACGCATGA
- the fusA gene encoding elongation factor G has translation MAQEVLKDLNKVRNIGIMAHIDAGKTTTTERILFYTGINRKVGETHDGGATTDWMEQEQERGITITSAAVTCFWNGNQVNIIDTPGHVDFTVEVERSLRVLDGAVAVFDGKEGVEPQSEQVWRQAAKYDVPRICFVNKMDKLGADFFFTVGTIEDRLGAKPLVMQLPIGAEDDFNGVVDLLTMKAHVWEGKVEVGAEADIQEIPADLQEKAEEYREKLVETVAESDEELMEKFFGGEELTVEELKAGIRKMVVNSEIYPVFCGTAYRNKGIQPLLDAVVDYLPNPLDIGEVHGVAVNNPEEDLVRKPSISEPFSALAFKIAVHPFFGKLTYVRVYSGQVKPGDQVQNSTKGKKERVGKLFQMHANKENPVEEAVAGNIYAFIGLKDTTTGDTLCDPANPIILESMDFPDPVIQVAIEPKTKSDQEKLGTAIQKLSEEDPTFTVRLDEESGQTVIGGMGELHLDVLVDRMKREFKVEANIGNPQVAYRETIRKAVEHVDYTHKKQTGGSGQFAKVIVSIEPYNPTAEELEEGDDPNYKFVNAVTGGRVPKEYIPSVDAGIKDAMQYGYVAGYPLVNIKATLEDGAYHDVDSSEMAFKLAGSQALKVALEKAKPVLLEPIMAVEVTTPEEYMGTVNGDLNSRRGQVYAMDDRHGAKIVRAKVPLSEMFGYIGDLRSSTAGRANFSMVFDSYAEVPKSVSEEIIAERTGNA, from the coding sequence GTGGCACAAGAAGTGCTTAAGGATCTGAACAAGGTCCGCAACATCGGCATCATGGCCCACATCGATGCTGGTAAGACCACCACCACCGAGCGCATCCTGTTCTACACGGGCATCAACCGCAAGGTCGGCGAGACCCACGACGGCGGCGCGACCACCGACTGGATGGAGCAGGAGCAGGAGCGTGGCATCACGATCACCTCCGCGGCCGTCACCTGTTTCTGGAACGGCAACCAGGTCAACATCATTGACACCCCGGGTCACGTGGACTTCACCGTCGAGGTCGAGCGCTCCCTGCGTGTCCTGGACGGCGCTGTCGCAGTCTTCGACGGCAAGGAAGGCGTCGAGCCGCAGTCCGAGCAGGTCTGGCGTCAGGCCGCCAAGTACGACGTCCCGCGTATCTGCTTCGTCAACAAGATGGACAAGCTGGGCGCCGACTTCTTCTTCACCGTCGGCACCATCGAGGATCGTCTGGGTGCCAAGCCGCTGGTCATGCAGCTGCCGATCGGCGCTGAGGACGACTTCAACGGCGTCGTCGACCTGCTGACCATGAAGGCCCACGTCTGGGAGGGCAAGGTCGAGGTCGGTGCCGAGGCTGACATCCAGGAGATCCCGGCGGATCTGCAGGAGAAGGCGGAGGAGTACCGCGAGAAGCTCGTCGAGACCGTCGCCGAGTCCGACGAGGAGCTCATGGAGAAGTTCTTCGGCGGCGAGGAGCTCACCGTCGAGGAGCTCAAGGCCGGCATCCGCAAGATGGTCGTCAACTCCGAGATCTACCCGGTCTTCTGTGGCACCGCCTACCGCAACAAGGGCATCCAGCCGCTGCTGGACGCCGTCGTCGATTACCTGCCGAACCCGCTGGACATCGGCGAGGTTCACGGCGTTGCGGTCAACAACCCGGAGGAGGACCTGGTCCGCAAGCCCTCCATCTCCGAGCCGTTCTCGGCTCTGGCGTTCAAGATTGCCGTCCACCCGTTCTTCGGCAAGCTGACCTACGTCCGCGTCTACTCCGGCCAGGTCAAGCCGGGCGACCAGGTGCAGAACTCCACCAAGGGCAAGAAGGAGCGCGTCGGCAAGCTCTTCCAGATGCACGCGAACAAGGAGAACCCGGTCGAGGAAGCAGTCGCCGGCAACATCTACGCGTTCATCGGTCTCAAGGACACCACCACCGGTGACACCCTGTGTGACCCGGCCAACCCGATCATCCTGGAGTCCATGGACTTCCCGGATCCGGTCATCCAGGTCGCCATCGAGCCGAAGACCAAGTCCGACCAGGAGAAGCTGGGCACCGCGATCCAGAAGCTCTCCGAGGAGGACCCGACCTTCACCGTCCGCCTGGACGAGGAGTCCGGCCAGACCGTCATCGGCGGCATGGGCGAGCTGCACCTCGACGTCCTGGTCGACCGCATGAAGCGCGAGTTCAAGGTCGAGGCGAACATCGGTAACCCGCAGGTCGCCTACCGCGAGACGATCCGCAAGGCCGTCGAGCACGTGGACTACACCCACAAGAAGCAGACCGGTGGTTCCGGCCAGTTCGCTAAGGTCATCGTCTCCATCGAGCCGTACAACCCGACGGCGGAGGAGCTGGAGGAGGGCGACGATCCGAACTACAAGTTCGTCAACGCCGTCACCGGCGGCCGCGTGCCGAAGGAGTACATCCCCTCCGTCGACGCCGGCATCAAGGACGCCATGCAGTACGGCTACGTCGCCGGCTACCCGCTGGTCAACATCAAGGCCACCCTCGAGGACGGCGCCTACCACGACGTCGACTCCTCGGAGATGGCGTTCAAGCTGGCCGGCTCCCAGGCCCTGAAGGTCGCCCTCGAGAAGGCCAAGCCGGTCCTGCTCGAGCCGATCATGGCCGTCGAGGTCACCACTCCGGAGGAGTACATGGGCACCGTCAACGGTGACCTGAACTCCCGTCGTGGCCAGGTCTACGCCATGGACGACCGCCACGGCGCCAAGATCGTCCGCGCCAAGGTGCCGCTGTCCGAGATGTTCGGCTACATCGGCGACCTGCGCTCCAGCACCGCCGGCCGCGCGAACTTCTCCATGGTCTTCGACTCCTACGCCGAGGTCCCGAAGTCGGTTTCCGAGGAGATCATCGCCGAGCGCACCGGCAACGCCTAA